The genomic segment CCGGCCTCACCGCGGCCATCAGCGCCGCCGAGGCGGGCGCCCGCGTCACCCTCCGCGAGGCCCACCACACCCTCGGCGGCCGCGCCCGCACCTCCGAAGGCACGTACAAGACGAACGAGGGCCCCCACGCCCTCTACAGCGGCGGCCCCCTGTGGACCTGGCTCAAGCAGCGCGACCTGATCAGGCCGCTCGCCCCGCTCCCGCCCCTCGAAGGCGCCCGCCTGCGCCTGCTCCACGGAGGCGCGCTGCGCCGCACCCCGCCCCTCGCCATGCTCAAGCTCCTGCGCCGCAGGACCGAACAGGCACCGGTGGACCGCGACTTCATGTCCTGGGCCACGGAAGAGGTCGGCGAGGAGGGCGCACGCGCGGCCGCGCACTACGTCGCCGTCGCCACCTTCCACCACGACCCCGGCTCGCTCTCCGCCCGCTTCGTGCACGAGCGGCTGCGCCGCACCACCAAGCTGCCCCCGCAGGCGCACTACCCGCGCGGCGGCTGGGGTTCGGTCGTCGACCGCATGGCCGCGCTGGCCTGGAACATGGGCGTACGCACGGAGACGCTCGACCGGGTGGACACGCTCGACGACGCGTCCCAGGACGGTCCGGTCATCGTCGCGACCTCCCTCGACGCGGCCCACCGGCTCCTCGGCGACGCGTCCCTGCGCTGGGAGAGCGGCCGCACGGCACTCGTCGACGTGGCGTTCCGTTCCCGGAGGGGCGACCTGTTCGTCGTCTCCGACCTGGACAGGACGGGCTGGGTGGAGCGTTTCACCGCCCAGGACCGTACGCTCGCCCCCGCCGGGGAGCAGCTCGTACAGGCGCAGATCCCCCTCTCCCCCGACGAGACCAAGGCCGACGGCGTGGCGCACGCGGAGCACCTGCTCGACCTCGGCTTCCCGGGCTGGCGCGAGCGCCTGACGTGGCGCCGCGCCTCGGTCGCCAACGGTCGTACGGGCGCGGTGGACCGCCCCGGCACGACCTGGAGGGACCGTCCGGCGATCGACCGCGGGGACGGTGTCTACGTAGTGGGCGATCAGGTCGCGGCACCGGGGTTGCTGTCCGAGGTGTCGTTCAACAGCGCGGTGGAGGCGGTGTCGCTGGCCCTCACGAAGTCGGCGCTTGACCTCAAGTCCACTTCAGGTTGAAGGCTGAGGGCCACACGGACACACCCGGGCACACGGACACG from the Streptomyces venezuelae genome contains:
- a CDS encoding NAD(P)-binding protein; this translates as MPTSTPTPPTRPSLRLTVVGGGLAGLTAAISAAEAGARVTLREAHHTLGGRARTSEGTYKTNEGPHALYSGGPLWTWLKQRDLIRPLAPLPPLEGARLRLLHGGALRRTPPLAMLKLLRRRTEQAPVDRDFMSWATEEVGEEGARAAAHYVAVATFHHDPGSLSARFVHERLRRTTKLPPQAHYPRGGWGSVVDRMAALAWNMGVRTETLDRVDTLDDASQDGPVIVATSLDAAHRLLGDASLRWESGRTALVDVAFRSRRGDLFVVSDLDRTGWVERFTAQDRTLAPAGEQLVQAQIPLSPDETKADGVAHAEHLLDLGFPGWRERLTWRRASVANGRTGAVDRPGTTWRDRPAIDRGDGVYVVGDQVAAPGLLSEVSFNSAVEAVSLALTKSALDLKSTSG